A single region of the Lotus japonicus ecotype B-129 chromosome 4, LjGifu_v1.2 genome encodes:
- the LOC130711491 gene encoding MICOS complex subunit MIC60, mitochondrial, giving the protein MLRRSILEISSRRTVRRDPRYFVNQKIPSHLSSRKNFSNASKPDGASPPGSTGKAPESNSSLPRFLIGSCALGAAFLATYQTGYLDKYLKKEPQSVSQKAHANATTGDLKSVQHSKDESVSPSVETLNNGNIVFDHAEQKTDTHFSQPEIVIEDQGDKPIHVQDKYDISEDGGAASEKDQLPEYPQRNLTSDDPSKESVVQSDGIVGIKSTETDPSKESMVQSDGIKSTEIDLSKESMVQSDGFVAIKSTETDPSKEFVVQSDGIVGIKSTESDISPRLEEEVGTQHRSTSTQASAVPDENGIKNIQPNHQEIEEIRENVLDNDIEQPNLLEEYHLRNKSEGSPATYLHGHGFIENSTEEKEALTGAMEELKDGYVSKDGKLVLDFLQAIHAAEKRQADLDAHVFNEEKKMLKEKYEMKLKDAAARELMLAEEAAMMDKELKRERAKAALALKSLQEKMEQKLKIELDQKETEAELKLQNVQELAKAELNAALANEKAAQIEKMAEANININALCMAFYARSEEARQSHAAQSFALRALALEDALSKGLPIQTEIASLQSNLEGIDKDSVLDLVLASLPEETLNKGTDTQLQLKQKFDSLKGTLRHFIFFPPGGRGILAHSVAHVASWLKVREADQSGDGIESVINKVESYLAEGKLADAAAFLEESVRGTEAAEIVAAWVKQARNRAISEQAVVLLQSYANSLSHT; this is encoded by the exons ATGTTGCGCAG GTCCATTCTGGAAATATCGTCTCGCCGAACGGTTAGAAGGGACCCCAGATATTTCGTCAATCAG AAGATACCTTCACATCTATCTTCACGAAAGAATTTCTCAAATGCATCAAAACCAGATGGTGCCTCTCCTCCTGGTTCTACCGGCAAGGCACCTGAGTCTAATAGTTCTCTACCAAGGTTTCTCATTGGAAGTTGTGCTCTAGGAGCTGCTTTTCTAGCAACTTACCAAACTGGTTATTTAGATAAATATCTTAAGAAAGAGCCGCAAAGTGTTTCCCAGAAAGCTCATGCCAATGCTACCACTGGAGACTTGAAGAGTGTGCAACATTCAAAAGATGAGTCAGTTTCACCTAGTGTTGAGACATTGAACAATGGAAATATTGTTTTTGATCATGCAGAGCAGAAGACTGATACCCATTTTTCTCAGCCAGAGATTGTCATAGAAGATCAAGGTGATAAGCCAATTCATGTGCAAGACAAATATGATATCTCTGAAGATGGTGGTGCTGCTTCTGAGAAGGATCAGTTGCCTGAATATCCTCAAAGAAATCTAACATCTGACGATCCAAGTAAAGAGTCTGTGGTGCAATCTGATGGCATTGTTGGCATAAAAAGTACAGAAACAGATCCAAGTAAAGAGTCTATGGTGCAATCTGATGGCATAAAGAGTACAGAAATAGATCTAAGTAAAGAGTCTATGGTGCAATCTGATGGCTTTGTGGCCATAAAAAGTACAGAAACAGATCCAAGTAAAGAGTTTGTGGTGCAATCTGATGGCATTGTTGGCATAAAAAGTACAGAAAGTGACATTTCCCCAAGATTGGAAGAGGAAGTAGGAACTCAACATAGATCCACATCTACACAGGCCAGTGCAGTTCCAGATGAGAATGGGATAAAAAATATTCAACCAAATCATCAGGAAATAGAGGAGATCAGAGAG AATGTATTAGATAATGACATAGAACAACCTAACCTCCTTGAGGAATATCACTTAAGGAATAAGTCAGAAGGAAGCCCTGCAACTTATTTACATGGTCATGGCTTCATTGAGAACAGCACTGAAGAGAAAGAG GCACTTACTGGTGCAATGGAGGAGTTGAAAGATGGTTATGTGTCTAAGGATGGAAAACTGGTTCTTGATTTCTTACAAGCCATCCATGCTGCAGAGAAAAGACAGGCTGATTTAGATGCACATGTTTTTAATGAAGAGAAGAAAATGTTAAAG GAAAAATATGAAATGAAGTTAAAAGATGCAGCTGCTAGAGAACTTATGCTTGCTGAAGAAGCTGCAATGATGGACAAG GAGCTAAAAAGAGAAAGAGCAAAAGCAGCCCTTGCTCTGAAGTCACTTCAAGAAAAGATGGAACAGAAACTGAAGATAGAACTTGATCAAAAG GAAACtgaagcagaattgaaattGCAAAATGTTCAGGAATTGGCCAAGGCAGAGTTAAATGCAGCCTTAGCAAATGAGAAGGCAGCCCAAATTGAAAAAATGGCTGAAGCAAATATTAAT ATTAATGCCTTGTGCATGGCATTTTATGCTCGATCTGAAGAAGCTCGACAAAGTCATGCTGCACAAAGTTTTGCTCTG AGAGCACTTGCACTTGAAGATGCACTGTCAAAAGGATTGCCAATTCAGACTGAAATAGCATCCTTGCAGTCTAATCTTGAAGGAATAGATAAAGATTCAGTTTTGGATTTGGTGCTAGCATCCCTTCCTGAAGAGACACTAAACAAAGGCACTGACACGCAACTGCAGTTAAAGCAAAAG TTTGACTCCTTAAAGGGTACACTACgacacttcatcttcttcccaccAGGAGGGAGAGGTATATTGGCACATTCGGTGGCACATGTAGCATCCTGGTTAAAG GTTAGGGAAGCTGACCAATCAGGTGATGGGATTGAATCTGTCATTAACAAAGTTGAGAGTTACTTGGCTGAAGGAAAACTTGCTGATGCAGCAGCATTCCTAGAAGAAAGTGTGAGAGGCACCGAAGCTGCAGAGATTGTTGCAGCTTGGGTGAAGCAAGCAAGAAACAGGGCTATTTCTGAGCAAGCTGTAGTTCTTCTTCAATCTTATGCTAATTCCCTTAGCCATACATGA
- the LOC130710294 gene encoding uncharacterized protein LOC130710294 yields the protein MGNNKQQRFRTHRQNHAQSSRHQQQQQLSLEDDSQTSLPESGEHQEELTTPKIKLAMWDFGQCDAKKCTGRKLSRFGMLKELRVSNGFGGIVLSPVGKSCVSREDYSLIQNKGLAVVDCSWARLDDVPFVRLRCSAPRLLPWLVAANPINYGRPCQLSCVEALSAALIICGEEETANLLLSKFNWGHAFTSLNRELLKAYSKCENSADIISVQNAWLSQERQVPRAPADTEVAVTDENEDNIENSSDSEDGLPPLEKNMNHLSIDNSDEESE from the exons ATGGGCAATAACAAACAACAAAGATTCAGAACTCACCGCCAAAATCACGCTCAATCAAGtcgacaccaacaacaacaacaactctcACT TGAGGATGATTCTCAAACCTCTCTTCCAG AGTCTGGTGAGCATCAAGAGGAGCTCACAACACCCAAAATAAAGCTTGCAATGTGG GATTTTGGGCAATGCGATGCCAAAAAGTGCACAGGACGCAAGCTTTCAAGATTTGGCATGCTAAAA GAATTACGCGTGAGTAATGGATTTGGGGGAATTGTTTTAAG TCCTGTTGGAAAGTCATGTGTCTCAAGAGAAGATTACTCTTTAATCCAGAACAAAGGACTGGCTGTAGTGGATTGCTCATGGGCACGCTTAGATGACGTACCTTTTGTGAGGCTGCGGTGCAGTGCTCCTCGTCTGT TGCCATGGCTTGTTGCAGCAAATCCAATAAATTATGGCCGGCCATGTCAGCTATCTTGTGTAGAGGCCTTATCTGCTGCTTTGATAATATG TGGAGAAGAAGAAACAGCAAATCTATTGCTTAGCAAGTTCAACTGGGGTCATGCCTTTACGTCTCTGAATAG GGAATTATTGAAGGCCTACTCCAAATGTGAAAATAGTGCTGATATTATATCTGTTCAAAATGCTTGGCTATCACAAGAGAGGCAGGTCCCAAGGGCTCCCGCTGATACTGAGG TTGCGGTGACGGATGAAAATGAGGATAATATTGAAAACTCTTCAGATTCTGAAGATGGGCTTCCACCTCTTGAAAAGAATATGAATCATTTGAGCATTGACAATAGTGATGAAGAGAGCGAGTAG
- the LOC130710293 gene encoding uncharacterized protein LOC130710293, translating into MSSPYPILDDKPIDQWRVTELKEELKRRKLTTKGLKDDLIKRLDQALRLERDGADGSGSQKDEVNGLDGDIAELNDSHMKTAVGLEVVDTAGKGSAAVVEPMEKENAGMSPEVVHDDSKKSDDVVPVDIDGGVLRAVDQAVRYTDFPAGVDSTNGREELTTHTSTTETTVTVTESVLTEEVVSGQDSVSAEPQSIHDQDSVTMQENEESKAGMDEDSKPQLDCDLKPLCEDLTPNSSLPENQVSEVNPSLGSHLKSDSISSNSVSINQKNELKDTIIADNVKLEEDIVRPEMVEEPSSNNDIPGHDVSHSMDVGEPHKKKTPVEENSYNNKSPNLNKPNSSEDVEYPEKLNLDRSSGDDSMEEDLPESKQYDSKFNVDELRDKGESVEVSILKEEGRTAVVGDGLSPDRGDTHHDNEIPPVSLVEKRKSHDQASAGNNEPAKRQRRWNSETVKGSDQQVPSLRPATTRKDEPIASKGKFSRLDSSTIDDAPKERIVPPSQRAPTCSLRIDRFLRPFTLKAVQELLGKTGNVISFWMDQIKTHCYVTYSSVEEAIETRNAVYNLQWPRNGGHLLVAEYVDPQEVKMKLEPTPAVVIPVSNDLTAHPATPSSKPEPPPLQHSEEPSFPAMLLPPPPPLSKLPPAARERLPPPPPPEKVDRPIVTLDDLFRKTSAAPRIYYLPLSEEQVAAKLAVQGKSIIKQ; encoded by the exons ATGTCGTCACCGTATCCGATTCTCGACGATAAACCCATCGATCAGTGGAGGGTTACGGAGCTAAAAGAGGAGTTAAAGAGAAGGAAACTAACCACCAAAGGTTTAAAGGATGATTTGATCAAGCGTTTGGATCAAGCTCTTCGCCTTGAAAGGGATGGTGCTGATGGTTCTGGTTCTCAGAAGGATGAGGTTAATGGTTTGGATGGTGATATAGCTGAGCTGAACGATTCACATATGAAGACTGCAGTTGGTCTTGAAGTAGTTGATACAGCTGGAAAGGGAAGTGCAGCTGTAGTTGAACcaatggaaaaagaaaatgcaGGAATGAGTCCTGAGGTTGTGCATGATGACAGCAAAAAGAGTGACGATGTCGTCCCGGTTGACATTGACGGTGGTGTCTTGCGGGCGGTGGACCAAGCAGTGCGATATACGGACTTTCCAGCTGGTGTAGATTCTACAAATGGGAGAGAGGAGCTAACTACCCACACTTCTACGACAGAGACCACCGTTACGGTCACTGAAAGTGTCTTAACAGAAGAAGTAGTCAGTGGTCAGGATTCTGTTAGTGCTGAACCACAAAGCATTCATGATCAGGATTCTGTTACAATGCAGGAGAATGAGGAGTCCAAGGCTGGGATGGATGAAGACTCAAAGCCTCAGCTGGATTGTGACCTAAAGCCCTTGTGCGAGGATCTCACACCCAACTCTTCTCTTCCTGAAAATCAGGTATCTGAGGTCAACCCTAGTTTAGGGTCTCACCTAAAATCTGATTCTATTTCTAGTAATTCTGTGTCAATTAATCAAAAGAATGAACTAAAGGATACTATAATTGCTGATAATGTTAAATTAGAGGAAGATATTGTTAGGCCAGAGATGGTGGAAGAACCATCATCAAATAATGATATCCCAGGTCATGatgtatcacattcgatggatgttGGAGAGCCACATAAGAAAAAGACACCTGTTGAGGAAAATAGCTATAATAATAAAAGTCCAAACCTGAACAAGCCCAATAGCAGTGAAGATGTTGAGTATCCAGAAAAGTTAAACTTGGATAGAAGTTCTGGTGATGATTCCATGGAAGAGGATTTGCCTGAGAGCAAGCAATATGATTCTAAGTTTAATGTTGATGAACTTAGAGACAAGGGGGAGAGTGTTGAAGTGTCTATATTGAAGGAAGAAGGTCGTACTGCAGTTGTCGGAGATGGTCTATCTCCAGACAGAGGTGATACTCACCATGATAATGAAATTCCTCCTGTTTCCCTTGTTGAGAAACGAAAGTCTCATG ATCAAGCTTCTGCTGGGAACAATGAGCCTGCAAAACGGCAACGAAGGTGGAACTCTGAAACAGTTAAAGGTTCAGATCAACAAGTTCCGAGCCTCAGACCTGCTACTACAAGAAAGGATGAGCCAATTGCTTCAAAAGGCAAGTTCTCTAGGTTGGATTCCTCAACAATTGATGATGCACCCAAAGAACGCATTG TTCCACCATCACAAAGGGCCCCGACATGTTCCCTCAGGATTGATCGTTTCCTCCGTCCATTTACCTTAAAAGCAGTACAAGAGCTTCTTGGTAAAACTGGAAATGTCATCAGTTTCTGGATGGACCAAATAAAGACCCATTGCTATGTAACT TACTCATCTGTCGAGGAAGCCATTGAAACACGAAATGCTGTGTATAATCTGCAATGGCCTCGAAATGGCGGACACCTTTTAGTTGCTGAGTATGTGGATCCTCAAGAAGTGAAAATGAAGCTAGAACCTACTCCTGCTGTGGTTATCCCTGTCAGCAACGATTTAACAGCTCATCCTGCAACACCTTCCTCTAAGCCAGAGCCTCCCCCCCTTCAGCACAGTGAAGAGCCTTCGTTTCCAGCTATGCTCCTCCCTCCTCCACCACCGCTTTCAAAGCTACCACCAGCAGCAAGAGAACGTCTTCCCCCGCCTCCACCCCCAGAGAAAGTTGACCGACCTATTGTCACACTTGATGATCTCTTTCGTAAAACCAGTGCAGCTCCTCGAATTTACTATTTACCTTTATCTGAAGAGCAAGTTGCAGCAAAACTTGCAGTACAGGGAAAGAGCATCATTAAGCAGTAG
- the LOC130714659 gene encoding uncharacterized protein LOC130714659, translated as MSVTSTFNEQILADKMSKINSTQQCVETLSHWCIFHQSKAELVVGTWDKQFHNSEKGKRVPLLYLANDILQNSKRKGNEFVTEFWKVLPNSLKDVLDKGEDHEKRVASRLVDIWEERKVFGSMAQNLKNVILGVEAPPPLEFNKKRSRTGSVRIVKKDSRSIRTKLTIGGPAEKIVSAFHAVLSEHPNEDAEMSKCKSSVHRVRKMEKDVDIACNIVKDPKRKTLAKELVEEESIMKRCIENLKLVEASRAALVSQLKEALHEQESELENVRTQIQVAQAQAEESSFMRKRLENEEISYKPSSSTTSVIDTNAKSEAATKKSASTIAAEVADKLAASSSSQFIMTSVLETFAAEEAKNAGLASESMSKPEQPIHLPDQYAFLSAPQLFATPNHSYPSALVHPPTMQNPAAAPQGQYIMMGNSSSQQFLESSGGIISPYGYGSIPPLPPGPPLPMENPMMPLTNQTLQIPPQPQQQAHVTQHPPITMTQQAPAAPSFLPIQPPGNVYYGNHVPF; from the exons ATGAGTGTCACTAGCACCTTCAATGAGCAGATTCTTGCGGACAAGATGTCCAAGATCAACAGCACCCAGCAATGCGTTGAGA CTTTATCACATTGGTGTATATTCCACCAAAGCAAAGCAGAACTAGTTGTTGGAACATGGGATAAACAATTTCACAATTCAGAGAAGGGTAAGCGGGTCCCCCTTCTGTATCTTGCAAATGACATCTTGCAGAACAGCAAACGTAAAGGAAATGAATTTGTGACTGAGTTTTGGAAGGTTCTTCCTAATTCACTTAAAGATGTTCTTGACAAGGGTGAGGATCACGAAAAGCGTGTGGCATCTAGACTG GTGGATATATGGGAGGAAAGGAAAGTGTTTGGATCTATGGCACAGAACCTTAAGAATGTAATTCTTGGAGTAGAAGCACCTCCACCGTTGGAGTTCAACAAAAAGCGATCCCGTACGGGATCTGTACGAATTGTGAAAAAGGATTCTCGCTCCATTAGAACG AAATTGACCATTGGAGGTCCGGCGGAAAAAATAGTCTCAGCCTTTCATGCAGTGCTTAGCGAACATCCCAATGAAGATGCAGAGATGAGTAAATGCAAGTCTTCTGTACACCGTGTGAGGAAGATGGAAAAAGATGTTGATATTGCATGCAATATCG TAAAGGACCCTAAGCGAAAAACTTTGGCCAAGGAATTAGTGGAGGAAGAAAGTATTATGAAACGATGTATTGAAAATCTTAAATTAGTTGAAGCAAGTAGAGCAGCACTTGTATCTCAGTTAAAAGAAGCTTTGCATGAACAG GAATCTGAATTGGAGAATGTTCGTACTCAGATTCAG GTAGCACAAGCACAAGCAGAAGAGTCTAGCTTCATGAGGAAACGACTTGAAAATGAAGAAATTTCATATAAaccatcatcctcaacaacTTCAGTTATTGATACAAATGCAAAATCAGAAGCAGCAACTAAGAAGTCGGCTTCAACAATTGCAGCAGAGGTTGCAGATAAACTAGCagcttcttcatcatctcaatTCATCATGACTTCTGTTCTCGAAACGTTTGCAGCTGAGGAGGCTAAAAATGCTGGTCTAGCTTCTGAGTCCATGTCAAAACCTGAGCAGCCAATACACCTGCCAGATCAATATGCTTTTTTGTCCGCACCGCAGTTGTTCGCCACACCAAATCATTCATACCCTTCAGCTTTGGTACACCCACCAACAATGCAGAATCCAGCCGCCGCACCACAAGGTCAATATATCATGATGGGTAATTCATCCTCCCAGCAGTTTTTGGAGTCATCAGGAGGGATTATATCTCCTTATGGTTATGGTAGCATTCCACCATTACCGCCAGGACCACCCCTACCTATGGAGAATCCAATGATGCCTCTGACAAACCAGACATTACAAATACCGCCGCAGCCGCAGCAGCAAGCTCATGTAACTCAACATCCACCAATAACAATGACACAGCAAGCTCCAGCAGCACCTAGTTTCCTACCAATTCAACCCCCAGGAAATGTATACTATGGTAATCATGTGCCATTCTAA
- the LOC130712222 gene encoding brassinosteroid-responsive RING protein 1-like, producing the protein MKALSELFYQLYTKMIVLLTYMLIDLILIIRYLKSDTPPITTTQFLNFIEEKNPTTSYTTRLKKEVEQNVDLDSGTQRQLQPRPQFKTLDCRVCLSEFVEGEKVRSLNCDHTFHKDCLDNWFLQEQFCAATCPLCRNKVLPDDVVAKYHHHLVQNQVEYDENDDQLFVLLSVIRGGSTLHRYL; encoded by the coding sequence ATGAAGGCTCTCTCTGAGCTCTTCTATCAGCTCTACACCAAGATGATAGTCCTTCTGACATACATGCTAATAGATCTTATCCTCATCATCAGGTACCTGAAATCAGATACACCTCCAATTACCACCACCCAATTCCTCAATTTCATTGAAGAGAAGAACCCCACAACTAGCTACACCACAAGGCTGAAGAAGGAGGTAGAACAAAATGTAGACCTCGATTCCGGGACACAACGGCAACTGCAACCgcgaccgcaatttaaaaccctggACTGTAGGGTGTGCTTATCTGAGTTTGTGGAAGGGGAAAAGGTGAGGAGCTTGAACTGTGACCACACATTTCACAAGGATTGCTTAGACAATTGGTTCTTGCAGGAGCAGTTTTGTGCTGCAACATGCCCTCTTTGCAGGAACAAAGTGTTGCCAGATGATGTTGTGGCtaagtaccaccaccacctggTCCAGAATCAGGTGGAATATGATGAGAATGATGACCAGCTCTTTGTTTTGTTATCAGTGATAAGAGGTGGCAGCACTTTGCACAGATATCTGTGA